The Rhodanobacteraceae bacterium genomic sequence GCGTCACCGCCAGCTTGACCCAGTCGGCAATCGGCGCGTCCTTGGCCTGGCACATGCGCCAGATGTCGCCCGCCTCGACCTTGTGCTCAAAGATCACTTTGCCGTCCTGGTCGGTGACGCGCACCACGCCGTCCACCGGCATCTGGAAGGTCTTGTCGTGCGAGCCGTATTCCTCGGCCTGGGCGGCCATCAGGCCCACGTTGGGCACGCTGCCCATCGTGGCCGGATCGAACGCGCCGTGCGCCTTGCAGTCCTCGATCGTCACCGCGTAGATGCCGGCGTAGCAACGGTCGGGAATGACGGCCTTCACGTCCTCGCGTTCGCCGCGCGCGTTCCACATCTTGCCGGAGTCGCGGATCATCGCCGGCATCGAGGCGTCGATGATGACGTCCGAGGGCACGTGCAGATTGGTGATGCCCTTGTCCGAATCGACCATCGCCAGCGCCGGGCGCGTGGCGTATTGAGCGGCGATGTCGGCCTTGATCGCGGCCTGCTGGTCTTCCGGCAATTTCGCGAGGCAGGCGTACAGGTCGCCCAGGCCGTTGTTGGGATTGAAGCCGGCCTGCCGCAGCGCGGCGCCGTGCCTGGCCAGCACGTCGCGGAAGAATTCCTCCACCACCACGCCGAACATGATCGGGTCGGAGACCTTCATCATGGTGGCCTTGAAGTGCACCGAGAACAGCACGCCGCGCGCCCTGGCGTCGGCGATCTGCGCGTCGATGAACGCGGCCAGCGCGCGGCGCGACATCACCGCGGCATCCACGATTTCGCCCGCTTGCACCTTCAGGCCTTCCTTCAGCACGCGGGCCTTGCCGTCGGCGCCGTGCAGCGTGATCGCCAGGCTGCCGGCCTGGTCCAGCGTCACGGATTTCTCGGTACCGTAAAAATCATTCGCGTCCATGTGCGCGACATGCGTCTTCGAATCCGCGCTCCACTTGCCCATCTTGTGCGGATGCTTGCGCGCGTATTCCTTCACCGACGCGGGCGCGCGCCGATCGGAATTGCCCTGGCGCAGCACCGGGTTCACCGCGCTGCCCTTGACCTTGTCGTAGCGCGCCTTGATGTTGATCTTGTCCACGTCGCCGCGCGGCTCGTCCGGATAATCCGGCAGCGCGTAGCCCTTGCTCTGCAGTTCCTTGATCGCCGCCTTGAGTTGCGGCAACGACGCGCTGATGTTGGGCAGCTTGATGATGTTGGCTTCCGGCGCCAGCGCGAGCGCGCCGAGTTCGGCCAGGTCGTCGGACACCTTCTGTTCGGGCTTCAGCACGTCCGGGAACTGCGCCAGGATGCGCCCGGCCAGGGAAATGTCGCGCGTCTCCAGCGCAACGCCCGCCGAACCCGCGAAGGCCTCGATGATGGGCAGCAACGAAGCCGTGGCGAGGAACGGCGCTTCGTCGGTCAGGGTATAGATGATCTTGGGCGTGGCGGGCATGCGAGGCTCCGAGGGCCAGACGTACAAACCGCCATTGTCGCGGGTTAGAGGCATCCCGCCAAGCGGCGAGTGGGCCATGCAAGGCCCATTCGAATGAACTTATGACCGTGTTCCGCGATCATTGCAGGATGCGAATTTTCCTCATCGTTCCCGCCTTGCTGATCGCGTGCGCTTGCGCGAGTGCGCAGACCACCGCGCCGTCGTCCAGTGTTGCCAGGCCTGCGCCCAAGGCGGCGCCCGCCTCGGCTTCGTCGATCACCGTCCTGCAAGCCATCAACGTCACCGGCGTGGTGCCGGGGCCGGGCTTGTGGAAGGTCACGCGCGGCGATCACGTGTTGTGGATCCTCGGCGTGGTGCCGACGCTGCCGGCCGGGATCGAATGGCGCTCGAACCAGGTCGCGCAAACCATCGCTGGTTCGCAAACGGTGCTTGAATCGCCCGGCGTCAAGCTGAAGGTCGACACCAACTGGTTCGGCAAGCTGTTCCTGTTGCCCTCGGTGTACCGCGCGCAGCGCAATCCCGATGGGAAAACCCTCAAGGACGTGTTGCCGCCGCCGCTGTACGCGCGCTGGGAAATCGCGAAGCAACGCTATTTCGGCGACGACCGTGGCATCGATCGCTACAAGCCCATCCTCGCGGCTTCCAAGCTGATGAAGAAAGCGCAGAAAGCCAACAACCTGCGCGGCTCCGGCGAGGTGGACGACACGGTGATCGCGCTCGCGAAGCAGCACGGCGTCGCCGTAGTGAAACCGGAAGCCACGCTGGAGATCAAGGAGCCGCGCCAGGCGGTGAAGGCGTTCGCCGCGTCGGGCCCGGACGGCATCGCCTGCCTCGGACTGGTGCTGGATGTGGTCGAGCACGAACTGCCGAACTTCCGCGCGCGCGCCAACGCCTGGGCCACCGGCGATATCGACACGCTGCGCAAGGTGCCGGAAAGCGCCTATCGCGAAACCTGCCAATCGGCGATCACCGGCGCGGGCTTCGCCAAATCGCTCGGCATCGACAACCTGCCCGCGCGCATCGAAGGCGCGTGGCTGGCGGCCGCGGACGCCGCGCTGGCATCGAACGCGCAGAGCTTCGCGGTGCTGCCGATGCACGACGTGCTCGATCCGCACGGTTACCTCGCCGCCTTGCAGGCGCGCGGCTACACCGTCACCGCGCCGGACGCCGACGATGCAACCGTCGCCGATCCCGCCGCGGCCGCGAGCGTTGCGCCCGCGCCCGCTTCGTCGGCGCATTGAAGCGCACGATGCTCATCCTGTTCAACAAACCCTTCAACGTGCTGTGCCAGTTCACCGACCGCAGCACGCCGCCGCGGCGCACGCTGGCCGGATTCGGTTTGCCGCCGAACGTCTATCCGGCGGGCCGGCTCGACTACGACAGCGAAGGTTTGTTGCTGTTGACCGATGACGGCGCACTCGCGCACCGCATCACCGATCCGCGCCACAAGCAACCGAAAACTTATCTGGCACAGGTGGAAGGCACGCCGGATGCAACCGCTTTGCAACGCCTGCGAAACGGCGTGACGTTGAACGATGGCCCGACACTTCCCGCAGAGGCCCGCATGCTGATCCGCGCGCCCGAATGGCTGTGGCCACGCGACCCGCCTGTGCGTTTTCGCAAGACGGTGCCCGATGCCTGGATCGAGCTGACGATCCGCGAAGGCCGCAACCGCCAGGTGCGGCGCATGACCGCGGCGGTGGGGCTGCCGACCTTGCGTCTCGTCCGCACGCGCATCGGCGAACACGCGCTGGGCGAACTGGCGCCCGGAATGTTTCGGGTCGTCGATCACGGATGAGTTGCCGGTATCTTGGCACGATCTCAGCAAATGCGCCCGCTGCGCTGGACGCTGGCCATGCGCGTGAGGCGTGTTACTCATTGATGCAGCATAAAACCCGGCGTCATTCCGGACACCGCATAGCGGTGATCCGGAATCCATTTTGATCTTGCTTTGTTGGGACGGAGATCAACATGGATTCCGGGTTCCGTCCTTCGGCCGGCCCCGGAATGACGGTGATTTGTTTCGGAGACGACTCGCTGTGCCGCTCTCGTCTATGGAATACCGAAGAACACCCGCGCCGCCGCGGTCGCCTGCGCAGCCGTGGTTTCCGCATCCTCGCCACGCAAGCCGGCGACGACTTCGCAGATGTGCGCGAGGTACATCGGCTCGTTGCGCCGATGCGAAGGTTGCGGGCGGATGTCGCGCGGCAGCAGGTAGGGCGCGTCGGTTTCCAGCAGCAAACGGTTCGCGGGGATCTCGCGCACCAGGTCGCGCAGGTGCAGGCCGCGGCGTTCGTCGCACACCCAGCCGGTGATGCCGATGTGGCAATCCAGGTCGAGGTAGTCGAACAGCGCGCGACGCTCGTCGGTGAAGCAATGCACCACCACCGCCGGCACCCGGTCGCGCGCGGTTTTCAGCAGCGCCAGGAAATCGTCGTGCGCGTCGCGCTGGTGCAGGAACAGCGGCTTGCGCAGATCGACGGCGATCGCGAGTTGCTTCTCGAACGCGGCGCGCTGCGCCGTGCGCGGCGACAGGTCGCGGAAATAATCGAGCCCGGTTTCACCCACCGCGACCACTTCCGGCTCGCGCTGGAGCGACCGCAGCAACGCGTCCGCCTCCGCGCCGTAATCACCCGCATGGTGCGGGTGCACGCCGGCCGTCGCATACAGCACGCCCGGATGCGCGCGCGCCAACTCCAGCGCGTGCTCGCTGCCCGCGCGCGACGCGCCGGTCACGATCATCCGCGCCACACCCGCCTTGCGCGCGCGTTCCAGCACCGCGTCGAAATCGTGGCGGAAGGATTCGTGGGTGAGGTTGGCGCCGATGTCGATCAAATTCATGCGCTCATTCTACGCGAGGCGATTCGTGCGACCGGGGCGAACGGACACCCGCCTACAATGCCGCGATGGATTGCGCCGATTTCCCGATCACGCCGCTGCTGCCGGATATCCGCGCGTCGTTGCGCGAATGCTCGCGGCTGGTGCTGGAAGCGCCGCCCGGCGCGGGCAAGACCACGCAGGTGCCCCCGGCCTTGCTGAACGAACCTTGGTTGGCCGGGCGCAAGATCGTGATGCTGGAACCGCGGCGGATCGCGGCGCGCGTGGCGGCGGAATTCATGGCCGCGCAGTGCGGCGAAGCAGTAGGGCAGACGATCGGCTACCGCATCCGCTTCGAAGCGCGCGTGTCGGACTCAACGCGCATCGAGGTGGTCACCGAGGGCATATTGACGCGCATGTTGCAGGACGATCCGGAATTGCCCGGCGTCGGTGCGATCGTGTTCGACGAATTCCACGAACGGCACCTGGCCGGTGACCTCGGCGCGGCGCTGGCGCTGGACGTGCAGGCGTCGTTGCGGCCCGACCTGCGACTGCTCGTGATGTCGGCGACGCTGGAAGGCTCGCGCGTGGCGGAATGGCTGTCCGCACCCGTCGTGCGCAGCGAGGGCCACGCTTATCCGGTGCACATCGAATACCCCGCCGCGCGGCGCGGCGAGAACGAACCCGCGCATCTGCGCCGCGCCGTGCAGCAGGCGCTGGCCGAGACCGACGGCGACGTGCTGGTGTTCCTGCCGGGACGGCGCGAGATCGCGCAGGCACAGAGGATGCTGGCTGACTTGCTCCCCTCTCCCGCCGGGAGAGGGGTTGGGAGTGAGGGTTCGGACCTTCGCGCAAGACCCGCACCCTTATCCGGCGCTGCGCGCCACCACGGAGTTCCCGGACATGGATGGTGGCTGTACCCGGAGGGAGAAGGAAAGATCGAAATCCTGCCGCTGCACGGCGAGCTGTCGCTGGCCGAACAGCACGCCGCCCTGTCGCTCGCCGACGCCGGCACGCGCCGCGTGATCCTTGCCACCAACGTGGCCGAGTCCTCGATCACGGTGCCGGGCGTCCGCGCGGTGATCGACAGCGGCCTCGCGCGCGAGCCGCGCTTCGATCCCAACTCGGGTTTCACGCGGCTCGCGACCGTGAACATTTCCCAGGCGTCGGCCGATCAGCGCGCCGGACGCGCAGGCCGCGTCGCGCCGGGCACCGCGTACCGGCTGTGGCCGCAGAGCCGGCGCCTGGAACCGTCGCGCACGCCCGAGATCGCGCAGGCCGAGTTGTCGGGCCTCGCGCTGGAACTTGCGGCCTGGGGCGTGGGCGCCGATGCGGCCACAGCCTTGCGTTGGCTCGATGCACCGCCAAGCGGCGCGCTGGCGCAGGCACGCGACTTGCTGCAACGGCTGGGCGCAGTCGATGCCGAACTGCGCATCACTTCATTGGGCCGCGACATGCTGCGGCTGGGCGCCGATCCACGCATGGCTGCCGCGGCGCTGCGTGCGCCGGACGCCTTGCGCGCACTGATCGCCGATCTGCTGGCGTTGCTGGAATCGCGCTCGCCGCTGCGCGGTGAATTCAACGACGACCTGCGTGCGCGTATCGCGGCGCTGCACGCGTGGCGGGATGGCGGCGCGCGCGTGGTGCGCGATGCCGACACGGGCGCGCTGTCCGCGATCGAACAAGCCGCGCGTGGCTGGCGCCGCCGCCTCGGCGTGCGCCACGGCGCCAGCGGCACGCCGGATGCACTCACCATCGGCAACCTGTTGCTGCACGCGTTTCCCGACCGGGTTGCCAGGCAGGATGCAAAAGATCCGCGCAGGTATCAGCTCGCGAACGGCCGCGGCGCGCGCCTGCACGAAGCGTCGGTGCTGTTCGGCGAACCGTGGCTGGTCGTCACCGAAGCGCGCTTCGACGCGCGCGACAGTTTGATCCTTGCGGCCGCGCCGTTCGATCCTGCGCTGCTGGAACGCGAATACCCGCAACGCATCGTGCGCGAACGCGTGGTGCGGCAGAACGACAACGACACGATCGAAGCCTTCGAGGAACGCCGCTTCGATGCGATCGTGCTGGAACGCCGCTCCGTTCCCGTCGCCACGGAAGATGCGTTGCCCGCGTTGCTGGCGACGATCCGCGCGCGCGGTCTCGCGTCGCTGCCGTGGAGCGATGCCGCGCAGCGTCTGCGCGCGCGCGTCGCATGGCTGCGCCGCACGATGCCGGAAGCAGGATTGCCGGATGTGTCCGACGACGCGTTGCTGGCCTCCTTGGAAACCTGGCTTGCGCCCGCGTTGCACGGCAAGCGCAAGCTGGGTGCGTTGTCGTC encodes the following:
- a CDS encoding isocitrate dehydrogenase [NADP], with the protein product MPATPKIIYTLTDEAPFLATASLLPIIEAFAGSAGVALETRDISLAGRILAQFPDVLKPEQKVSDDLAELGALALAPEANIIKLPNISASLPQLKAAIKELQSKGYALPDYPDEPRGDVDKINIKARYDKVKGSAVNPVLRQGNSDRRAPASVKEYARKHPHKMGKWSADSKTHVAHMDANDFYGTEKSVTLDQAGSLAITLHGADGKARVLKEGLKVQAGEIVDAAVMSRRALAAFIDAQIADARARGVLFSVHFKATMMKVSDPIMFGVVVEEFFRDVLARHGAALRQAGFNPNNGLGDLYACLAKLPEDQQAAIKADIAAQYATRPALAMVDSDKGITNLHVPSDVIIDASMPAMIRDSGKMWNARGEREDVKAVIPDRCYAGIYAVTIEDCKAHGAFDPATMGSVPNVGLMAAQAEEYGSHDKTFQMPVDGVVRVTDQDGKVIFEHKVEAGDIWRMCQAKDAPIADWVKLAVTRARLSNTPAVFWLDPQRGHDAEIIKKVERYLKDHDTKGLDIRIISPEDAMRFSLARIRKGEDTISVTGNVLRDYLTDLFPIMELGTSAKMLSIVPLMAGGGLFETGAGGSAPKHVQQFVAEDYLRWDSLGEFLALGASLEHLARAYGNPRANVLAQALDKAIGRFLETNKSPARKVGEIDNRGSHFYLAMYWARALAGQQDDAELAAVFGKLAGKLEAAEPTIVAELNGAQGKPVDLDGYYRPDMQKVSAAMRPSATFNAALDTLTTAG
- a CDS encoding GumN protein; protein product: MRIFLIVPALLIACACASAQTTAPSSSVARPAPKAAPASASSITVLQAINVTGVVPGPGLWKVTRGDHVLWILGVVPTLPAGIEWRSNQVAQTIAGSQTVLESPGVKLKVDTNWFGKLFLLPSVYRAQRNPDGKTLKDVLPPPLYARWEIAKQRYFGDDRGIDRYKPILAASKLMKKAQKANNLRGSGEVDDTVIALAKQHGVAVVKPEATLEIKEPRQAVKAFAASGPDGIACLGLVLDVVEHELPNFRARANAWATGDIDTLRKVPESAYRETCQSAITGAGFAKSLGIDNLPARIEGAWLAAADAALASNAQSFAVLPMHDVLDPHGYLAALQARGYTVTAPDADDATVADPAAAASVAPAPASSAH
- a CDS encoding LSU rRNA pseudouridine(2457) synthase; the protein is MLILFNKPFNVLCQFTDRSTPPRRTLAGFGLPPNVYPAGRLDYDSEGLLLLTDDGALAHRITDPRHKQPKTYLAQVEGTPDATALQRLRNGVTLNDGPTLPAEARMLIRAPEWLWPRDPPVRFRKTVPDAWIELTIREGRNRQVRRMTAAVGLPTLRLVRTRIGEHALGELAPGMFRVVDHG
- a CDS encoding Deoxyribonuclease TatD; the protein is MNLIDIGANLTHESFRHDFDAVLERARKAGVARMIVTGASRAGSEHALELARAHPGVLYATAGVHPHHAGDYGAEADALLRSLQREPEVVAVGETGLDYFRDLSPRTAQRAAFEKQLAIAVDLRKPLFLHQRDAHDDFLALLKTARDRVPAVVVHCFTDERRALFDYLDLDCHIGITGWVCDERRGLHLRDLVREIPANRLLLETDAPYLLPRDIRPQPSHRRNEPMYLAHICEVVAGLRGEDAETTAAQATAAARVFFGIP
- a CDS encoding ATP-dependent helicase HrpB, giving the protein MDCADFPITPLLPDIRASLRECSRLVLEAPPGAGKTTQVPPALLNEPWLAGRKIVMLEPRRIAARVAAEFMAAQCGEAVGQTIGYRIRFEARVSDSTRIEVVTEGILTRMLQDDPELPGVGAIVFDEFHERHLAGDLGAALALDVQASLRPDLRLLVMSATLEGSRVAEWLSAPVVRSEGHAYPVHIEYPAARRGENEPAHLRRAVQQALAETDGDVLVFLPGRREIAQAQRMLADLLPSPAGRGVGSEGSDLRARPAPLSGAARHHGVPGHGWWLYPEGEGKIEILPLHGELSLAEQHAALSLADAGTRRVILATNVAESSITVPGVRAVIDSGLAREPRFDPNSGFTRLATVNISQASADQRAGRAGRVAPGTAYRLWPQSRRLEPSRTPEIAQAELSGLALELAAWGVGADAATALRWLDAPPSGALAQARDLLQRLGAVDAELRITSLGRDMLRLGADPRMAAAALRAPDALRALIADLLALLESRSPLRGEFNDDLRARIAALHAWRDGGARVVRDADTGALSAIEQAARGWRRRLGVRHGASGTPDALTIGNLLLHAFPDRVARQDAKDPRRYQLANGRGARLHEASVLFGEPWLVVTEARFDARDSLILAAAPFDPALLEREYPQRIVRERVVRQNDNDTIEAFEERRFDAIVLERRSVPVATEDALPALLATIRARGLASLPWSDAAQRLRARVAWLRRTMPEAGLPDVSDDALLASLETWLAPALHGKRKLGALSSEELSNALAGLLDWPQRKLLDAAAPDALTVPSGRHIKLDYAAPAADGFPPLPPDRAAVHGQELRGGAQRRVRVRPREEPGPSPPTPLPQGEGRKLASPVLAVKLQELFGLAETPRIANGRVPVTLHLLSPGGRPIQVTQDLRGFWDRTYAEVKKELKGRYPRHPWPDDPWNAVPTHRAKPRG